The following is a genomic window from Lysinibacillus sp. JNUCC-52.
TAATGGGAGAGTCATTTGAATGAAATTACAGGTGTAAATTCCTAATAATGCCTTACACCCCTTACTGATTCGGTGATTTACCGAAACGCACAAAACGTTGCAAATCGACAGCGATGGTTTGAACTGTCAATTTAGTAGAAACTTGATATAACAAGTGTTTCAACGTCTATCAACGAATTGAAACCCTTATCATTCTTACCCTTTGTAAGCATACAATAGGAGATATTTGAAGTCAATTAGTAAAGGAGAAAAACTTCACAGCTACTATACTCTTGTCAAATTGTTGACAAATTTGTGTATGAACTTTCATAGATTATAAAAACTTTTTTGGAATAATGCAAAAAAAAGCTAATTTACGACATAAATATGCTCGTAAATTAGCTCAGCAAAGAATTTTAGTTCTTTTTGCTTATTTTTTAGAAGTCAAAATGATATATTACTTGCCTTTTTGTAAAAAATTCAAGAGCGCTTCCACGATTCGCTGTGAAGCATGTCCATCGCCATAAGGATTAGAGGCTTTTGCCATAGCTTCGTATGCATCTTTATTCTCTAGTAATTCTTTTGCAAGAGTATAAATTGTTTCCTCTTCGGTTCCTGCTAGTTTCAAAGTTCCAGCAGCGATTCCTTCTGGACGTTCTGTTGTATCACGAAGAACTAGAACTGGTTTCCCTAATGACGGCGCCTCTTCTTGCACACCACCAGAGTCCGTTAAGATCATATAAGAATTCGCAGCAAAGTTATGGAAATCAAACACTTCAAGAGGTTCAATTAAATGCACTCGGTCATTATCGCCTAATATTTCATTGGCAATTTCTCGAACAGCAGGGTTCATATGCACTGGGTAGACAACTTGAACATCATCATGTTCAGCTAATATCCGTGTAATCGCTCGGAACATATGGCGCATTGGCTCACCAAGATTTTCTCGGCGATGCGCTGTTAATAATATCATGCGATCGTTTGCTATTTTTTCTAACACGGGATGTGTATAATGCTCACTCACTGTTGTAGCTAATGCATCAATAGCCGTATTACCAGTGACAAAAATAGTATCCGCATTTTTATTTTCATCCAGAAGATTTTTCTTCGATACTTCTGTTGGTGCAAAGTGCAAATCAGCCATGACACCTGTTAACTGACGATTCATTTCCT
Proteins encoded in this region:
- the wecB gene encoding non-hydrolyzing UDP-N-acetylglucosamine 2-epimerase — encoded protein: MTKKWKVMTIFGTRPEAIKMAPLVLELQKHPEQVESIVTVTAQHRQMLDQVLETFKITPDYDLNIMKDRQTLIDVTTNALQGLDKVMKEAQPDIVLVHGDTATTFIASLAAFYNQIAIGHVEAGLRTWNKYSPYPEEMNRQLTGVMADLHFAPTEVSKKNLLDENKNADTIFVTGNTAIDALATTVSEHYTHPVLEKIANDRMILLTAHRRENLGEPMRHMFRAITRILAEHDDVQVVYPVHMNPAVREIANEILGDNDRVHLIEPLEVFDFHNFAANSYMILTDSGGVQEEAPSLGKPVLVLRDTTERPEGIAAGTLKLAGTEEETIYTLAKELLENKDAYEAMAKASNPYGDGHASQRIVEALLNFLQKGK